One Scomber scombrus chromosome 23, fScoSco1.1, whole genome shotgun sequence genomic window, AGAGGATATTTCAAAATGCAGAGAACTTCAATGTGTAGCTGTTGTGTAGTGGCGTTTGGCCACAGAGGCCGCTGTTCAGCAAAAGTCACACTGAGTATGTTTTAACCATGAtgtcctatttttttttacccaagACTGGATGGCACTCACACCCCAAGACAGAAACGCAACAGCACTCCCATGAAGGAGAGACAGCTGTCCAAACCTCTGAGCGAACGGACCAACAGCTCAGACTCTGAGAGATCCCCGGAGCTGGGACACAGCACACCGGTACGAGACAGAAACACGTTAGCATTTTAATGGATGgactttcattctttctttccaggATCTTGTAGTTATCATAAACTATAGCATCCTTTTAACTCAGCCTTCAGAAATAAATCAGCATGTTGCAGTATTCCCACAGAGggatttaagaaaaaacaagctGCCTTTGTTCTCCGCCTTCCTATCCCCACtccctttgtgtgtttttttcccaaagtagagaacacacacacttcctgatAATCTATGACTCGCCTGGGGCTGAGAAATGAATTATGTATGTCCCGATGAgtcatctgaaaagtaaatgTGTCGCTGTCGGGGGGATTGTAGActcagcatgtgtgtttgtctgtgtgtgtgtgtgtgtgtgtaggttttgAGGAAGGTGGTGTACGACCAGCTGAACCAGATCTTGTTGTCGGACTCTGCCCTCCCAGAGAGCCTGATATTGGTCAACTGCACCGACTGGCAGGGACAGGTGAGGCTTTGTGTATAAAGCAATTTAACattcgtctgtttttttttttatcgtgCGTCTCGACTGATTTTCATGTCGTGTTGCAGTACGTCGCTGAGCAGCTCCAGGTGCAGAGACACCCGGTGGTCTGCACGTGTTCGCCAGCTGAAATCCAGGCGGTGCTGTCCGCTGTGCTCACCCGCATCCAGAAATTGTGAGTATTTTTCTGAAAAGCTAAcattcctccacacacacacattccgaGTTATTACATCCATTTGTGTGCAGCATGGCTCatctttttactcttttttttttcctgctttaagtttcatgtttctgttttccgTCCCTCTGTTTGAACTATTATTTTTCGCCTTCTCAAAATATGAgaattttctgcttttctctgctttatATAATCAAAGACATAATATATTTAGCATTTTGAATTATTAgctggacaaaacaaacaatgtcaAGAGGTCAAATTGAGGTTTAGACATTCCCACCATCCTCATCTGTACTTTATGTTTAGCGCtaattagctaatgttagccagcTAACAAACTAAACTTATGAGGTGAACAGGTAAACATTAGGCCTTACCGTTACACCTAAACATCAGCTAACTCAGCTCTTCCGTGAACACCTCACTTCCCCTTTAACCTTTCAGCACTTTGTTGATTATTGCGCTACTTTCTAGGCTTTTATGGTATTTATTATACACTTGTTTACTTCCAAgtttctgactttttatagCTGGTAACCTACTTTTTGTACCACCACTCTTTCTgagtctctgtctctctaacgCTCGATTGTCTTCCCTCACTTGTAagttgctttggataaaagcatttggcaaatgacaaaatgtaaatgtctttGTGATTATGTTAGTATTTCACAAACAGCCTGACAGAGGCGTTACCGTGGCTTTTaactcttgttgttgttttcttctctcgACTGCTTACGGTTCTTGTTCTTGTCCTTGACgtgtttttcaaatttcaaaggTTTTGGTGGATGATGAGATCAGTCTGTGGCTGATCTAATGTTTCCTCATCCACACACCACTgacacctctctgtctctctctctccccgtcCCTGTAGCTGTAACTGTAACTCGTCCATGCCCAGAGCCGTGAAGGTGGCGGCGGTGGGCAGCCAGAGTTACCTCGGAGCCATCCTGCAGTTCTTCGTCACTCAGCTCGCCAACAAGACGTCCGACTGGCTCAACCACATGCGCTTCCTGGTGGTGCCTCTGGGTAAGAGTAAGAGTCAGCTGGTGTTTCCATGGTGATTAAGAAGCTCCTACAGGCTCAAGCTGCGGCAAggctttattatttttagggGAACCATCAGGGGAGCGACTCGGTCCATTCATGTATTCAGACGTCTATTACACACAGTCACTTGTGCGCCCGCTGAGTGGATTTTGGCAAATATTTCATCTTATCACTGCGTCTCAGTAGTGCTACAACTGTAGCTCATGAAAAGCTGATTTCAGTATTCATGAGGgatgctttcttttcttttttcgtGCTAAATCCAAATCCATCCATCCTATCCTTCCCTTAACCTTTTTCCTGCTTTCTCCTTCAGGCTCTCATCCAGTTGCCAAGCATCTCGGTGCCCTCGACAACCGCTATAGCTCCAACTTCCTGGACATGGCGTGGAGAGACGTGTTCAGCCGGTCTGAGCCGCCGCAGACAGGTAGCAACAATCATACAGATACATACAAGCAACCTGTGTTCACCTCTGTCATTTTAATCAGTACTGAAGAGTGATTTTACTCCTTCTCTGTCGTCTCCAGACCAGTTAGATGTGGCGGGAAGAATCTCCCAGTACATCAGCGGCTCCACAGTCACTCACCAGCTCCCGATCGCCGAGGCCATGCTCACGTGCAAACACAAGACGTGAGTACAGACGCTAACAAACACGAGCTAAAACATCTCATAAAACAGCTTTAAGAAAACCCACAGCGTCACTCATTTATTTCGCTTTCTCTCCAGGCGAGATGAAGACTCCTATCAGAagtttattccttttattgggGTAAGATTTGTACTCCATTTTGCACAGTATCGCAGTGCAGTTCTCAAAAAAATTAGTGGTTTTAAAACGGATTATTGTGATATTTTGCTGACATCTGCACTTGTTTTCCAGGTAGTGAAGGTTGGTCTGATCGAGTCTGGTCCCTCTCCGACAGGTAAACgtttgaacatttttcacacacTCAGCACAAAAGTAAAAATTCAAAATTTGATCTGATATCAACAATGTGATGACACTGTTTCCTTTTCGTGGTTGTCAAGGAGATACAGAGGAGGGCGTGGCGGTGAGTTTGGCCGTCCCCTCCACATCTCCCCCCTCCCACGGCTCCCCCACAGGGATGATCAAAGAGGCGGCCACgcccccttcctccccttccatGGGCAGTGTTCTCACAGTGCAAGGGTAAAGACTGACCAGCAGTtttgtttctcctctcttctctctctctgttgtctaattttatcctctttttctcttctttttttctctttcctcctgtcctcgctcctctcttttttttatcatttcctcAGTGGTTCACCCatttctcctcatcctcacacATCCTCTTCTCATTAGTGGAAAACTGACTCAAGTTAAAATCATCAAATCCCAAATGCATATCACACTTTGAACACACCCCATCAACCCCTTTAAAACTTTATCCAGGAAATGTTTTAAGTAGAAAAGTTAGATTTTAAATAATCATCTATTTCTGCatataaagttaaaaatgagCTTATGTATATTTTCATGTTGGAGGTGGACCAGGTGGTTTAACGGCTGCACATAATGTTGGTTAGAAAAATCTACAGTTTATTcattatattgtatgttttgcGTTTAAAATTGTGACTTGCTAAATAGTCAAATATgtcaatttatttatagagcatatttaaaaacaacaaaggtgCTTTACAATCAAATAAAGCTGTCAGTGGGAAGTTGTGCAGTGAGAAGTAGATGTAGTTTAGTAAAGCTATTAAATATAAGCTATCAGTGCTTTTATCTAAAATAAAACCCTTCTTGGTTTAAATCTACTTTTAATTGttcattgtttatttcttgtcaagtttattttcttttaacttacattactgacatttattttatctgttttgtcaTAAAATTTATTGATCTTTATTagtaaagtgttttttgtaaagtgctctataaataagaTTATTAATAATGCTGATATAGTTTTTTATATTACTATAAACCTATATAAACTTCGCATATCAGCTCTTTTCACTGTATCCCTGTTTGATCTTCCGCGTCTTTTCTTTCtatgttcagttttttcttgTGACAGTATAATATGTTAACTGTCAACACACAATACCAGTATGTTGATGTTACTGTCAATACTGAGATGTTACAGGTCATAATGCTTTTTAaccgtgtgtgtttgttctatAATCAAACAGTAGCAGATTCTGCTTCTTGCACCAGTTTTGTAAACCAGTTTAGCTTTAACTGGGATCCAGTTCCAAGAAGCGAACAACTCTTTGATATTTCAGCCGTGCTTTCATCTGTTTGATTTTCGCTCTGTCTGCTGCAGTTCCTCTAAAGAGTCAGACAGACTGCAGCTGTGTCTGATCTAATCTCATCTTATTTCAGCCTCTGTAGAATACATTCAGTGCGTGTGTTGAACATAATGTACAAACATCTGTGCGCGTGTGAATCTTTTGCCGCAGTATTGAATTGAAGTGACTTGTGTCATGTTAAAATGCCgcagagacagaagaagaagtgtgagTGTGAAGCAGAGTTTGACCCACTCAGCAGAACTTCTCTGGGTAAATTAAGGTTTAAAAGGAGGGTTTGTTTCCTCTGGATGTTTTTCTACTGAGACCTGAGACTGTAGAAAATCTTTTTCAATCTCCGGGGACGTtgtgaatatattttcattgaCGCTTTATGTCCACAGGAGCCCCAGCATGTCTCACGGTGTGGACGCCATCGGCCTGCAGGTCGATTACTGGCTGGCCTCGCTGGCTGAGAAGCGGAGGGAGGGCGACCGTCGCGACACGGGCTGCAAGAACACGCTGAAGAGCGCCTTCCGCTCGCTGCAGGTCAGCAGGCTACCAGGTGGGGGCAGCAACGACCCACAGGCCCAGGTCAGCACCATGGAAATGACCGTGGTTACCAAGGAGAAGAACAAGAAAGGTGAGAGGACGTTTTAAGGGATTATTGAGGACTTTATGTACAGAATGAATCATATTGCAGACATATTCTTAAACTTTAAATGTGAGTTAGATGTAAATATACTATTAAAACATTGTTCAAATTTTTGTAAGGGCAATTACATAGACTTTCATTCAATTCCTGGAGATTTACCTTACCCTTACTTATgtggcttttgtccccaattggacaagccgCCCCCAATTATCTGGTCTTAAAACCACACATACAGTCCTTGTGacatttgtttctcttttcagtTCCCACCATCTTCCTGGGAAAGAAGCCAAAGGAGAAGGATGTAGACTCTAAGAGCCAGGTCATTGAAGGCATCAGCCGACTCATCTGCTCTGCCAAGCAGCAGCAGACCATCCTGAAAGGTAAAGTCTCCTCCACTTGTGTTCGATACACCGTCGCTCAAATCTGGTCACGCTCAGTTTTATCATCTCACAACTGAGTTTTGGTTTCTCCTCTGTGTTTCCCTTTTAGTGTCCATAGACGGCGTCGAGTGGAACGAAGTGAAGTTCTTCCAGCTGGCCGCTCAGTGGCCCACTCACGTCAAATACCTACCTGTCGGACTTTTCGGCTACAGCAAGCCCCTCTCTTAGGGGTGACCGCCTGCCGACTCCTCTGACCCCGACTTGACCTTTGACTCTCCTCGATCCTTTGCGCACAGACCCCCGCCTGGAGAAGACGTCGAGTGGCTGGACTACATTCTTTCCTTAATTTCATTTCCGCTATAGTCGTCTTATTTCTCTttagggagggagaggaggagtgtgGTGTTGGGGTTACAGCGCTGTTACTAGTCACTTTAATGCCccttttggtgtgtgtgtgtgtgtgtgtgtgtgtgtgtggcgagTGTGCATGCACACGTGAATGTAcagtatgcgtgtgtgtgtatgtgtgtgttcataagGGGCTTACAGCACAAGTTTATTAGCTAACTGCCATTTACGTTTCCGTTTTATGGAATGCAACAGCATGCAACAACTCATCGATTTCAAGCCCTAATGTCCGACCCTCAACTTTTGACCCCTTTTGATGTTCCCGCTCACCTCGAGTCCCCCGATCCACACGTGCATGCTCCGAAAACTAACAGATAAACACCACTCATGTGCCGGAAACAGTAACACATAAcagacagaaatacaacagGGCTTCAGTGTTTGCATGAGCCAGTGAAAACACGAAGAAAAGTCTCCTCTGATCACAAAATTCagtcaaatgaataaaaagctgGCATGTAACGAGTTTTTCCTCCACATGTCCGACATCAGTAATACTGATCGGCCCTTCAAAGCAGAcccattagttttattttatttcaaggGCTTCCATTTAAcaattttaaatcttttttctcTACCGTAATAAGTCATTTGGATGTCTAATGCCAAACTTtctttcaaaaacaacaaaaaagaatatttaaaggggaagtgtctttttaaaaaaattgtactCCAGTGAAAAATAGTGAAGCCTTCCCTTTAATACTGTTTTGTGATGCGTAGTTAACGTTTTATTCTTGGGTTAGGTTACGATTTCAGGGCAGGAACTGCTGTAACGTGCAGttta contains:
- the LOC134005625 gene encoding phosphofurin acidic cluster sorting protein 1-like, which encodes MSERGGLPRTGGVPSPHMQPSKPVSITSNRPVHMNLYATWEVDRSSPSCVPRLFNLTLKKLIMLKELDKDLTSVVIAVKLQGSKRILRSNEILLSSAGLTETDLQLTFSLQYPHFLKRDANKLQIMLQRRKRYKNRTILGYKTLALGLINMAEVMQHPSEGAQVLGLHSQLKDASVPVAEIRVYSLSSQPIDHEGPKAKMSDRSPDIDNYSEEEEESYSSEQEGSDDPIHGQYLFDEEEEVRKKKPRRKLPSNAAITRQPNIKQKFVALLKRFKVTDEVGFGLEHVSREQIQEVEEDLDELYDSLEMYNPSDSGPEMEETDSILSTPKPKLRPFFEGMSQSSSQTEIGSLNSKGSLGRDTFSPQGEQPPIEKMKPSRSRNLEEALSETDTLELTDQELFAEVGPCITVSVPEKPRTPMKSSRSETQTMPSPRLDGTHTPRQKRNSTPMKERQLSKPLSERTNSSDSERSPELGHSTPVLRKVVYDQLNQILLSDSALPESLILVNCTDWQGQYVAEQLQVQRHPVVCTCSPAEIQAVLSAVLTRIQKFCNCNSSMPRAVKVAAVGSQSYLGAILQFFVTQLANKTSDWLNHMRFLVVPLGSHPVAKHLGALDNRYSSNFLDMAWRDVFSRSEPPQTDQLDVAGRISQYISGSTVTHQLPIAEAMLTCKHKTRDEDSYQKFIPFIGVVKVGLIESGPSPTGDTEEGVAVSLAVPSTSPPSHGSPTGMIKEAATPPSSPSMGSVLTVQGSPSMSHGVDAIGLQVDYWLASLAEKRREGDRRDTGCKNTLKSAFRSLQVSRLPGGGSNDPQAQVSTMEMTVVTKEKNKKVPTIFLGKKPKEKDVDSKSQVIEGISRLICSAKQQQTILKVSIDGVEWNEVKFFQLAAQWPTHVKYLPVGLFGYSKPLS